In Desulfuromonas sp. KJ2020, a single window of DNA contains:
- a CDS encoding septum formation initiator family protein has product MSDSDSVKTKSSTSSIPLWSLLFLILLLGVAVFGENGVLRAMQAKTQSAALAEDIRRLEEENAALRREIEALRSDRKYLEGIARKDLGMVKDDELVYQFPAEEKKGLPAASPPVSSP; this is encoded by the coding sequence ATGTCAGATTCCGATTCGGTAAAAACGAAATCCTCCACTTCCTCTATTCCTCTATGGTCTCTACTTTTTCTGATTCTCCTTCTGGGTGTGGCTGTTTTCGGCGAGAACGGCGTTTTGCGCGCCATGCAGGCCAAGACGCAAAGCGCTGCCTTGGCGGAAGATATACGCCGTCTGGAAGAGGAGAATGCGGCCCTTCGAAGGGAGATAGAGGCCCTGCGCTCGGATCGTAAATACCTCGAAGGCATTGCCCGGAAGGACTTGGGAATGGTCAAGGACGACGAACTTGTCTACCAGTTTCCCGCTGAAGAGAAAAAAGGTCTTCCTGCCGCTTCCCCCCCGGTTTCCTCCCCTTGA
- the tilS gene encoding tRNA lysidine(34) synthetase TilS encodes MLAEVERTLRVSCRVSPGSKLLVAVSGGGDSIALLALLRELAENYPLTLEAAHFDHQMRTTSAVDAEFVRNICRQLNVPLRVGSENVPALASQRGRGLEEAARHARRAFLEKSATDLGCDAVALGHHQEDQAETFLHRLIRGSGLSGLAAMRFRSGLYVRPLLNLPSVRLRGYLQARGLSCVEDESNADRRFTRNRIRHELVPLLQTFNPQIVPQLNALISRIACEEDFWQQETLRAFTASGTASKGEVCFERSTLLSLHPALRMRVLRHGLILVRGQVHGVVAVHLEAIDAQLQSPVPQSDLAFGGVWSCRRYDRFFLRREPFLTADSYAVEIDGPGIFALPRGRELKVSLISRSGGEGRQAVEFDAGKVSFPLRVRTFRKGDRFQPSGMAGHKKVKDFFVDEKIPREERQRIPLVEWEGQILWIAGWRRCAGLAPGQDGGTVLRLEVSPSDPSPGNGG; translated from the coding sequence ATGCTCGCAGAGGTTGAAAGAACGCTACGGGTCTCCTGTCGTGTCAGTCCTGGCAGCAAGCTTCTGGTGGCTGTCTCGGGTGGAGGCGATTCTATCGCGCTGCTGGCTTTGCTCCGTGAACTGGCGGAGAACTATCCCCTGACGCTTGAAGCAGCCCATTTCGATCATCAGATGCGAACCACCAGCGCGGTCGATGCCGAATTCGTGCGGAATATCTGCCGACAGTTGAACGTTCCTCTGAGGGTCGGCTCTGAAAATGTCCCTGCCCTGGCTTCTCAGCGAGGGCGTGGACTCGAAGAGGCGGCTCGGCATGCACGACGAGCCTTCCTCGAAAAATCGGCGACTGATTTGGGCTGCGATGCGGTAGCCCTTGGTCACCATCAAGAGGATCAGGCCGAAACCTTTCTTCACCGGCTGATCCGTGGCAGTGGTCTGTCCGGTTTGGCTGCCATGCGTTTCCGCTCCGGGCTTTATGTGCGGCCTCTGCTCAATCTGCCGTCAGTCCGGCTAAGGGGCTACCTGCAGGCACGCGGTCTCTCCTGTGTAGAGGATGAGAGTAATGCCGATCGGCGTTTTACGCGCAATCGGATTCGCCATGAACTCGTGCCGCTGCTGCAGACCTTTAATCCCCAGATTGTTCCCCAACTCAATGCTTTGATCTCACGTATCGCCTGTGAAGAGGATTTTTGGCAACAGGAGACCCTCAGGGCCTTTACTGCCTCCGGAACCGCGTCGAAGGGCGAAGTGTGCTTTGAACGCTCCACTCTTCTCTCTCTGCATCCCGCCTTGAGGATGCGTGTGCTGCGCCACGGCTTGATCCTTGTGCGTGGCCAGGTACACGGCGTCGTTGCGGTGCACCTGGAGGCAATCGATGCCCAACTCCAGTCTCCCGTGCCCCAGTCCGACCTTGCTTTTGGCGGGGTCTGGTCCTGTCGGCGCTATGATCGGTTCTTTTTGCGCCGGGAGCCGTTTTTGACTGCGGACTCCTATGCGGTCGAAATCGATGGCCCAGGTATTTTTGCCCTTCCCCGTGGTCGTGAACTTAAGGTTTCTTTGATCTCCCGATCCGGTGGGGAGGGGCGCCAGGCCGTTGAGTTTGATGCGGGGAAAGTGTCCTTCCCTCTTCGGGTTCGTACCTTCCGAAAGGGGGATCGCTTCCAACCTTCGGGGATGGCTGGGCATAAGAAAGTGAAGGATTTCTTTGTTGATGAAAAGATCCCCCGGGAAGAACGTCAGCGCATCCCTCTGGTTGAATGGGAAGGGCAAATTCTCTGGATAGCAGGCTGGCGGCGTTGTGCCGGTTTAGCGCCCGGCCAAGACGGCGGAACGGTTCTGCGGTTGGAAGTTTCCCCGTCTGATCCGTCGCCCGGAAACGGTGGATAA
- a CDS encoding Mur ligase family protein: MHYGESLDYLYGLQRFGIKLGLENIKNLLDALHHPEKAYAVIHVAGTNGKGSVSAALAEILRQAGYKTGLYTSPHLHSFTERIQVDRCPISEADVCALTKEIRASSGSVPATFFEFTTALALLYFARQKVDFVLLETGMGGRLDATNAVTPQLALITPISFDHIEHLGRDLAAIAGEKAGILKEKVPVVIGVQDDSALEVLLAQASQKNCPTWVAGVDYTVIPRGGRFTFAAQGICLENVKPALPGRHQMHNMGQALAGALALREQGVALPEEALRRGVENVRWPGRLEWWGGGDFLLLDGAHNAAGAEVLAEYLTSLRPAGVRWVFGMKAGRNPADLLSPLLPLVKEVYCAPPPVEEAVAVQDLCEAVARHEVPCSAWLSPAEALAAALAQRTPEEIVLVAGSLYLVAAAREHLQQQDEKGL, encoded by the coding sequence GTGCACTACGGCGAGAGCCTTGATTACCTGTACGGCCTCCAACGGTTTGGTATCAAACTCGGCCTCGAGAATATAAAAAACCTGCTGGATGCGTTGCACCATCCCGAAAAGGCCTACGCTGTCATTCATGTGGCTGGCACCAACGGTAAAGGTTCGGTTTCGGCCGCTCTGGCGGAAATTCTTCGGCAGGCCGGCTACAAAACAGGCCTTTACACCTCCCCTCATCTGCACTCCTTCACTGAGCGCATCCAGGTGGACCGTTGCCCTATCTCGGAAGCCGATGTCTGTGCGCTGACCAAAGAGATCAGGGCTTCTTCCGGCTCTGTTCCAGCGACCTTCTTCGAATTCACCACGGCGCTGGCGCTCCTTTATTTTGCCCGGCAAAAAGTCGACTTTGTCCTGCTGGAAACCGGAATGGGCGGCCGTTTGGATGCAACCAACGCGGTTACGCCGCAACTTGCGCTCATTACTCCGATCAGTTTTGACCATATCGAGCATCTCGGTAGGGACCTCGCCGCCATCGCCGGCGAGAAAGCCGGCATTCTCAAAGAAAAGGTGCCGGTGGTCATCGGTGTCCAGGATGACAGCGCCCTGGAGGTACTTCTGGCACAGGCCAGTCAAAAGAACTGCCCCACTTGGGTGGCGGGGGTCGACTATACCGTTATCCCACGAGGGGGGCGATTTACCTTTGCCGCCCAAGGGATCTGTCTGGAGAATGTGAAGCCGGCCTTGCCCGGCCGTCATCAGATGCACAATATGGGGCAGGCTCTGGCTGGTGCCCTGGCCCTGCGCGAGCAGGGGGTGGCCCTGCCCGAAGAAGCCCTTCGGCGCGGGGTCGAGAACGTGCGCTGGCCTGGGCGCTTGGAATGGTGGGGGGGCGGGGATTTCCTCCTGCTGGATGGTGCCCACAACGCTGCCGGCGCTGAGGTGCTGGCTGAATATCTCACCTCGCTACGGCCTGCAGGTGTTCGCTGGGTGTTCGGGATGAAGGCCGGTCGAAATCCTGCCGATCTTCTCTCGCCGTTGCTCCCCCTGGTAAAAGAGGTCTATTGCGCCCCCCCTCCGGTCGAAGAAGCCGTTGCAGTTCAGGATCTCTGTGAGGCTGTCGCCCGGCACGAGGTTCCTTGCTCGGCCTGGCTTTCCCCCGCGGAGGCACTGGCTGCAGCGCTGGCGCAGAGGACTCCTGAGGAAATCGTTTTGGTGGCCGGTTCGCTCTATTTGGTGGCGGCCGCCCGTGAACACCTGCAGCAGCAGGATGAAAAAGGCCTGTGA
- a CDS encoding LPS-assembly protein LptD, producing MRSYCRYALTFCVALLAFVLAGGESGAADSLPAETVHLQADAMSYDRSSGAYRADGDVLLRRGNLTLQSESLVWDSLSGHVSAEGNVHLEEPQGTLDGERLRMNIDSGVGVVEEARVFLRKDNFYLTGDFVEKTGEQSYRIRRGTFTTCDGETPSWKFGASDLKVTLGGFARGKHVVFYLHDLPVLYLPYIVYPVQTERSSGFLMPGVGYSDKKGLQISLAYYQVIARNQDATFYLDYLARMGLGKGLEYRYIFGQENEGQMRGYHISSYDESDDRYALEWNHYGFLPGRVRLAADVEYVSSRDYFEDFGDIAGEYNKDQTKSTVYLSRNWGKTNATAQLQYIQVIDRDDDRVLQRLPEIRVDVIRQRVGGTPFYVQLDSSSNYFWRKEGLKGERLDLRPVVAAAFRPWGVFDFSPELAYRQRFYWTSDSEEQEGLPEVAARLSTRLSRVFSAEWGAWRKIRHSLEPEILYRYVPDEDQSHLPYFDRDDRLWEKNHLVFGLTNRWTARREKTTDRADYLEFLYLRLSQAYDIEEARRDLEPEDSSRHPFSPLRGELILRPSRYATLDLDASYDFDSDQRDLVRFNARGTIKDQRENALSIEYRQAKEDAGSAELEYLGGTLATGLLAPVHLRYEHRRDLLEGQTLENMVDAEYRSQCWSLFLTYRDRLDESEIMLSFSMSGLGRFGGFSRDLESPN from the coding sequence ATGCGTTCCTATTGCCGATATGCCCTGACTTTTTGTGTTGCCCTGCTCGCTTTTGTTTTGGCAGGGGGAGAATCCGGTGCGGCCGATAGCCTGCCGGCTGAGACCGTCCACCTGCAGGCCGATGCCATGAGCTACGACAGAAGCAGTGGTGCCTATCGGGCCGACGGCGATGTGCTGCTGCGACGGGGGAATCTGACCTTGCAGAGCGAGTCGCTCGTGTGGGACTCCCTGAGTGGTCATGTCTCTGCTGAAGGGAACGTGCACTTGGAGGAGCCGCAGGGAACCCTCGATGGGGAGCGGCTGCGGATGAACATCGATTCGGGCGTCGGAGTCGTGGAAGAGGCGAGGGTCTTTCTGCGTAAAGACAATTTTTATCTCACCGGGGATTTCGTCGAGAAGACCGGGGAGCAGTCCTACCGTATCCGGCGAGGAACCTTCACCACCTGCGACGGCGAGACCCCCTCCTGGAAATTCGGGGCCAGCGACCTCAAGGTGACTCTTGGCGGCTTTGCCCGCGGCAAGCACGTGGTCTTCTACCTCCATGACCTGCCCGTCCTCTATCTTCCCTACATCGTCTACCCCGTGCAGACGGAGCGTTCCTCCGGGTTTTTGATGCCGGGCGTCGGTTATTCCGATAAAAAAGGCCTCCAGATCAGCCTCGCGTACTACCAGGTTATCGCGCGCAACCAGGATGCCACCTTCTATCTGGATTACCTCGCCCGCATGGGGTTGGGTAAGGGACTGGAGTATCGCTACATTTTCGGGCAGGAAAACGAAGGCCAGATGCGAGGCTATCACATCAGCAGCTACGACGAGTCAGATGACCGTTACGCGCTGGAGTGGAATCATTATGGTTTCCTGCCCGGTCGCGTGCGTCTGGCCGCCGATGTCGAATACGTTAGCAGCCGGGATTACTTTGAGGACTTCGGTGACATCGCCGGCGAATACAACAAGGATCAAACCAAATCGACCGTCTATCTCAGCCGAAACTGGGGAAAAACGAATGCCACGGCGCAGTTGCAGTACATTCAGGTCATCGACCGGGATGATGACCGTGTACTGCAGCGCCTGCCTGAGATCCGGGTGGATGTGATCCGCCAGCGCGTAGGAGGCACCCCTTTCTATGTGCAGCTCGATAGTTCGTCCAACTATTTCTGGCGCAAAGAGGGGCTCAAGGGGGAACGCCTTGATCTGCGGCCGGTGGTGGCCGCCGCTTTCCGCCCCTGGGGTGTTTTTGACTTTTCGCCGGAGCTGGCCTACCGGCAGCGATTCTACTGGACTTCCGACAGTGAAGAACAAGAGGGTCTGCCCGAAGTTGCCGCCCGCCTCTCCACCCGCCTGAGCCGGGTGTTTTCGGCAGAATGGGGGGCTTGGCGAAAAATCCGACACAGCCTCGAGCCTGAAATCCTCTACCGCTATGTTCCCGATGAAGACCAGAGCCACTTGCCCTATTTTGATAGAGATGACCGCCTCTGGGAAAAGAATCACCTGGTCTTCGGACTGACCAATCGCTGGACAGCCCGAAGGGAAAAAACGACAGACCGGGCGGATTATCTCGAATTCCTCTATCTGCGTCTGTCCCAGGCGTATGACATTGAGGAGGCCCGTCGCGATCTCGAGCCCGAAGATTCCTCTCGCCATCCCTTCTCGCCTCTGCGTGGTGAGCTCATCCTGCGTCCGTCCCGCTATGCCACGCTCGATCTTGACGCCTCCTACGACTTTGACTCGGACCAGCGGGATCTTGTGCGTTTCAATGCGCGGGGGACTATAAAAGACCAGCGGGAAAATGCCCTGTCCATTGAGTACCGGCAGGCCAAGGAAGATGCAGGCAGCGCTGAGCTCGAATATCTTGGCGGCACTCTGGCTACCGGTTTGTTGGCGCCGGTCCACCTGCGCTACGAGCACCGGCGTGATCTGCTGGAAGGGCAGACCCTGGAGAATATGGTCGATGCGGAATATCGCTCACAGTGCTGGAGCCTTTTTCTTACCTACCGGGATCGTCTGGACGAATCCGAGATCATGCTCTCTTTTTCCATGTCCGGCTTGGGGCGTTTTGGCGGCTTCAGTCGTGACCTGGAATCTCCAAACTGA
- the accD gene encoding acetyl-CoA carboxylase, carboxyltransferase subunit beta, whose amino-acid sequence MSWFKKSKAPIAPVETKKVKMPEGVWSKCKNCNEIIYTKEIERNLNVCPKCDYHFRISARERIALTLDEGSFVEMDAAMESVDFLDFKDSKKYKDRIKAAVKKSGGGDAVVCGEGTIEGLAVVVAVFDFGFMGGSMGSVVGEKITRAIEKGLENRAPVIVFSSSGGARMQESILSLMQMAKTSAALAKLKAAGIPFVSVLTDPTTGGVTASFAMLGDINMAEPRALIGFAGPRVIEQTIRQKLPEGFQRSEYLLEHGMVDMIVRRQEMKARLGQILRIFTKS is encoded by the coding sequence ATGTCCTGGTTTAAAAAATCGAAAGCGCCCATTGCGCCGGTTGAAACGAAAAAAGTTAAGATGCCCGAAGGCGTCTGGAGCAAATGCAAAAACTGTAATGAGATTATCTATACCAAGGAGATTGAGCGCAATCTCAATGTCTGCCCGAAGTGCGACTATCACTTTCGCATCAGTGCCCGTGAGAGGATCGCGCTGACCCTCGACGAGGGCTCTTTTGTCGAAATGGATGCCGCCATGGAGTCCGTCGACTTTCTCGACTTCAAGGATTCCAAAAAATACAAGGATCGAATTAAGGCGGCCGTCAAGAAGAGCGGTGGCGGCGACGCGGTCGTCTGCGGAGAGGGAACCATCGAGGGGCTGGCCGTGGTTGTGGCTGTCTTCGATTTTGGTTTCATGGGCGGTAGCATGGGCTCCGTGGTCGGTGAAAAGATCACCCGGGCGATTGAAAAGGGCCTGGAGAACAGAGCTCCGGTGATCGTTTTTTCCTCTTCCGGTGGTGCCCGCATGCAGGAGAGTATTCTCTCCCTCATGCAGATGGCCAAAACCAGTGCGGCGCTGGCTAAACTCAAGGCAGCCGGCATTCCCTTTGTTTCGGTGCTGACCGATCCCACCACCGGTGGCGTCACGGCCAGTTTCGCCATGCTGGGGGATATCAATATGGCCGAACCGCGGGCCCTCATCGGCTTTGCTGGACCCCGTGTCATCGAGCAGACGATCCGGCAGAAACTCCCCGAAGGTTTCCAGCGCTCCGAATACCTGCTGGAGCATGGTATGGTCGACATGATCGTCCGCCGCCAGGAAATGAAGGCGAGGCTTGGCCAGATTTTACGTATTTTCACCAAGAGCTGA
- a CDS encoding SPOR domain-containing protein: protein MMRQVPSRSQRRIEKKQAVILLILMLAVSLVSFVLGFMVGRATAPTESSVLLEAPLRVPVDKKGEAALEGEVEEEGRPVDVAESLTFYETLPMAGQSPLGSGINLPPAAKTPPSSQEPVASVRTPKKVSTEAQKTSPAVAPKSHPAGTHVVQVASFRSVDEAERLKGRLEATGYAVFLEKGDLGSKGIWYRVLVGPFAGEADARHVVERLKKEEHLSALVRRR, encoded by the coding sequence ATGATGCGCCAGGTCCCTTCACGTTCCCAGCGGCGGATTGAAAAGAAGCAGGCTGTCATTCTGCTGATCCTCATGCTCGCCGTGTCGCTGGTCAGTTTTGTCCTCGGGTTCATGGTGGGGCGTGCCACGGCGCCGACGGAGTCTTCTGTCCTGCTGGAGGCGCCCCTGCGCGTGCCGGTGGATAAAAAGGGCGAGGCTGCTTTGGAGGGAGAGGTTGAAGAAGAGGGGCGACCGGTCGACGTGGCCGAGAGCCTGACTTTTTATGAAACCCTGCCGATGGCCGGGCAGTCGCCGCTGGGGAGCGGAATCAACCTTCCTCCCGCCGCCAAGACACCGCCTTCTTCTCAAGAACCCGTAGCCAGTGTCCGGACTCCGAAAAAGGTATCGACCGAGGCGCAGAAAACCTCGCCGGCAGTCGCCCCCAAGAGCCATCCGGCCGGAACCCACGTGGTGCAGGTGGCTTCTTTTCGTTCCGTGGACGAGGCGGAGCGCCTCAAGGGACGTCTCGAAGCCACAGGGTACGCTGTTTTTCTCGAAAAAGGGGATCTGGGCAGCAAGGGAATCTGGTATCGTGTGCTGGTTGGTCCTTTTGCCGGCGAGGCGGACGCGAGGCATGTTGTTGAGCGCCTGAAAAAGGAGGAACACTTGTCGGCGCTGGTGAGAAGACGTTGA
- the argS gene encoding arginine--tRNA ligase, with amino-acid sequence MKERLAKHIKDALADCYAKGTLASGLYPDFTVEVPAHAEHGDYATNAAMLLARAEKKAPRQIAEILLASLGDGGELWHKVTVAGPGFINFFLTNRCWYGVLDDIYRHGRSYGESPAGAGKKVQVEFVSANPTGPLHIGHGRGAATGDAVASLLKATGYDVQREYYINDAGNQMNTLGRSLYLRYRQLLGEEVDFPQDCYQGDYIRDLAQEVLAAKGESYLRGSEEEAVRAFAEYGGQKILAGIDADLQAFGVHFDNWYSEQGLYDRGQVEQGVALLQEKGYAYEKDEAIWFRTTDFGDDKDRVMVRSNGATTYFASDVAYHKEKFERGFDQVIDVWGADHHGYIPRMKAVVQALGRNPDDLQVLLVQLVNLLRGGQQVAMSTRSGEFVTLREVVDEVGKDACRYFFLMRRSDSQLDFDLELAKQQSTENPVYYVQYAHARVCSINRNAETQGVKVPAIGEVDFDRLSLEEELALAKLLARYPEIVLGAARHHEPHRITFYLQELAAQFHSYYNRQRILVEDVETSKARLYLANSVRIVFANALNLLGVSAPEQM; translated from the coding sequence ATGAAAGAACGGTTAGCGAAACACATCAAGGATGCCCTGGCCGATTGTTACGCCAAGGGGACCCTGGCCTCGGGGCTCTACCCCGATTTTACCGTGGAAGTTCCCGCTCATGCCGAACATGGCGATTATGCGACGAATGCGGCCATGCTCCTGGCCCGGGCAGAAAAGAAGGCTCCGCGTCAGATTGCCGAGATCCTGCTGGCGTCATTGGGTGATGGCGGCGAACTGTGGCACAAGGTGACCGTGGCCGGGCCCGGATTTATCAACTTCTTTTTGACCAATCGCTGCTGGTATGGGGTGCTCGACGATATCTATCGCCATGGCCGGAGCTATGGGGAGAGTCCGGCCGGGGCCGGCAAAAAAGTCCAGGTGGAATTTGTCAGTGCCAATCCGACCGGTCCTCTGCATATCGGCCATGGACGGGGTGCCGCTACAGGTGATGCCGTGGCCTCTCTGCTTAAGGCGACCGGTTATGACGTGCAGCGCGAATACTATATCAACGATGCCGGCAACCAGATGAACACGCTGGGGCGCTCCCTCTATCTACGCTATCGGCAGTTGCTGGGCGAAGAGGTTGATTTCCCTCAGGACTGCTATCAGGGCGATTACATTCGCGATCTGGCCCAAGAGGTTCTTGCCGCCAAGGGTGAAAGTTACTTGCGGGGTTCGGAAGAAGAGGCCGTCCGTGCCTTTGCCGAATATGGCGGCCAAAAGATCCTGGCCGGTATCGATGCTGATCTGCAGGCTTTTGGCGTGCATTTCGACAACTGGTACAGCGAGCAGGGGTTGTACGACCGCGGCCAGGTGGAGCAGGGGGTCGCCCTGTTGCAGGAAAAAGGCTACGCCTACGAAAAGGATGAGGCCATCTGGTTTCGCACTACCGACTTCGGCGACGACAAAGACCGTGTCATGGTGCGTTCCAATGGTGCCACCACCTATTTCGCCTCCGACGTCGCTTACCACAAGGAGAAGTTTGAGCGGGGATTCGACCAGGTCATCGATGTCTGGGGGGCGGATCACCATGGCTATATTCCCCGGATGAAGGCCGTCGTGCAGGCTTTGGGGCGGAATCCCGACGATCTGCAGGTTCTGCTCGTCCAGCTGGTTAATCTGTTGCGAGGCGGTCAGCAGGTGGCTATGAGTACCCGCTCCGGTGAATTCGTGACGCTGCGCGAAGTTGTCGATGAGGTTGGCAAGGACGCCTGTCGCTATTTTTTTCTGATGCGACGTTCGGACAGTCAGCTTGATTTCGATCTGGAGCTGGCCAAGCAGCAAAGTACCGAAAATCCTGTTTATTATGTGCAATACGCCCATGCGCGCGTCTGCAGCATCAACCGCAATGCCGAAACCCAGGGGGTCAAAGTGCCCGCTATCGGCGAAGTCGACTTCGATCGCCTGAGCCTGGAGGAAGAGCTGGCTTTGGCCAAGTTGCTGGCCCGCTATCCTGAAATCGTGCTGGGGGCGGCCCGGCACCACGAACCCCACCGCATCACCTTTTATCTGCAGGAGCTGGCTGCCCAGTTTCATAGCTATTACAACCGACAGCGCATTCTGGTTGAGGATGTGGAGACCAGCAAGGCGCGACTCTATCTGGCCAACAGTGTCCGTATCGTCTTTGCCAATGCCTTGAACCTGCTCGGTGTTTCGGCGCCGGAGCAGATGTAA
- a CDS encoding helix-hairpin-helix domain-containing protein: protein MRNVFVVCVMVLSLFLVTSTGYSKPLQGGDTAAAVAVVNINQATVAELQRLPDVGQVTAERIVAYRTEKGPFRSSDELVKVKGIGQKKLEKLKDYIVVE from the coding sequence ATGAGGAACGTCTTTGTTGTTTGTGTTATGGTACTGTCACTCTTTTTGGTTACGTCAACAGGGTACAGCAAGCCTCTGCAGGGAGGGGATACGGCCGCCGCCGTCGCCGTGGTAAACATCAATCAGGCTACCGTGGCAGAATTGCAGCGCTTGCCTGATGTGGGTCAGGTGACGGCAGAGCGGATCGTGGCCTATCGGACAGAGAAAGGGCCTTTCCGTTCTTCCGACGAACTGGTCAAGGTCAAGGGTATTGGCCAGAAGAAGCTGGAAAAACTGAAAGACTATATCGTCGTCGAGTAA